One Malassezia restricta chromosome VI, complete sequence genomic region harbors:
- a CDS encoding DUF431 domain protein codes for MRAEYIIEHMEEDEPEAPAHFPPWALLEYRHMLYHVGEGTTVHFTALSRASLDALHEAFRQPLPPLTQKPARFELHAESVTTLAQQRGWDLQRICLLDPKAPLPLSVRDAGLHGSTPAPFTHFLFGGILGDDPPRDRTASLRELGFPGRHLGSVQMSTDTALGVTKRVVEDGLRLGLDELRGMDGADGASDGCGALSFVDSPTLQFGRGESVELPYRYLVADPTTSEPLMAPGMRDIIYRDFDRTFDI; via the coding sequence ATGCGCGCCGAATATATTATTGAGCACATGGAAGAGGACGAGCCCGAGGCTCCGGCGCACTTTCCGCCGTGGGCGCTCCTAGAGTACAGACACATGCTGTACCATGTAGGTGAGGGCACGACAGTCCACTTCACGGCGTtgtcgcgcgcatcgctggaCGCACTGCACGAGGCGTTTCGGCAGCCCTTGCCGCCGCTGACGCAGAAGCCGGCGCGTTTTGAGCTGCATGCCGAATCCGTCACGACgctggctcagcagcgTGGATGGGATCTGCAGCGTATCTGCTTGCTCGATCCAAAGGCGCCTCTGCCGCTCTCTGTCCGCGACGCTGGCCTACATGGATCGACCCCGGCGCCGTTCACGCACTTTTTGTTCGGGGGCATTCTCGGCGATGATCCGCCACGCGACCGCACGgcctcgctgcgtgagctTGGATTTCCAGGCCGCCACCTCGGCAGCGTGCAAATGTCGACAGACACGGCGCTGGGAGTGAccaagcgcgtcgtcgaggaTGGACTGCGTCTCGgtctcgacgagctgcgcggcatggacgGAGCGGACGGTGCATCCGACGGCTGCGGTGCGCTCTCCTTCGTCGACAGCCCGACACTCCAGTTTGGACGGGGCGAGTCGGTGGAACTGCCATACCGCTACCTCGTGGCGGACCCGACGACCTCGGAGCCGCTCATGGCACCCGGCATGCGGGATATCATATACCGTGATTTTGATCGCACATTTGACATCTAA
- a CDS encoding DUF775 domain protein, translating to MFSCVVAGRLPLPPPQQIDATHAVFQLEEASHINHLVVFMTGEQAFPEGYGATVHLMWPRDNPAEAPPTWQLLGCLQNTKPSAIFRIRDPKRDQLQPRTATLGISIETLDEVERQMQTLAKPPEQALTRPPTITQAAQLTIPIAQNVFAYLSSFAPDSAPQAVPLLQRWLEQFERKLQSQGLDFLLRN from the coding sequence ATGTTTTCTTGTGTCGTGGCGGGCCGACTGCCATTGCCCCCGCCACAGCAGATCGATGCGACGCATGCCGTCTTTCAGCTAGAGGAGGCGAGCCACATCAACCACCTAGTCGTCTTCATGACGGGCGAGCAGGCCTTCCCCGAAGGATACGGCGCCACCGTGCACCTCATGTGGCCTCGCGACAACCCAGCGGAAGCGCCACCCACTTGGCAGCTCCTTGGGTGCCTGCAGAACACCAAACCCTCTGCCATCTTCCGCATTCGTGATCCTAAGCGCGATCAGCTGCAGCCGCGCACCGCGACGCTAGGCATCAGTATCGAGACCCTCGACGAGGTGGAGCGCCAGATGCAGACCCTGGCCAAGCCGCCCGAACAAGCTCTTACGCGCCCACCGACCATCACACAAGCGGCACAGCTTACCATACCAATCGCCCAAAATGTATTTGCGTATCTATCGTCGTTTGCGCCTGACTCGGCCCCCCAGGCCGTGCCGTTGCTACAGCGATGGCTCGAGCAGTTTGAGCGCAAGTTGCAGTCCCAAGGCCTCGATTTCCTATTGCGTAATTAG
- a CDS encoding threonine synthase, with protein sequence MKYLSTRGGDERLTFEEAVLQGLAPNGGLYVPERIPALPADWQDAWATLPFPELAFRIASLFVPPTAEEGGIPPDDLRMLMNKSYATFRHDDVAPLHQVSPREWCLELWHGPTFAFKDVALQLLGNLFEYILERRNQAQGTHTLTVLGATSGDTGSAAIAGLRSKAHIHIFILHPRGRVSPIQEAQMTTILDDNVHNLAVDGTFDDCQDIVKTLFADRAFNDKHHLGAINSINWARILSQITYYFAAYFALRKQTDDADRMQVVVPTGNFGDILAGYYAKRLGLPMSQLVVATNENDILQRFWATGRYEKAQGGHVAATLSPAMDIQVSSNFERLLWHLAHDTSEASDRAADAGRQVQAWMQALKTHGSMAVTPAQWELARRDFSAERVSDAETRATIRRYFDEQSYLVDPHTAVGFEAARRRANTAPQVILSTAHPAKFSDAVLSSFADHRDMASYFDAHVLPPEMQGLLDKPRRVVHIPAGDDHFASLLQRTKDQIERDGFTSTNAS encoded by the coding sequence ATGAAGTACCTAAGCACACGTGGCGgagacgagcgcctcaCGTTTGAAGAGGCCGTCCTGCAAGGTCTTGCGCCGAACGGCGGTCTCTATGTGCCGGAGAGGATACCAGCGCTGCCAGCCGACTGGCAGGACGCGTGGGCCACGCTGCCGTTCCCGGAGCTGGCGTTCCGGATTGCGTCGCTGTTCGTGCCGCCCACGGCCGAAGAGGGCGGCATTCCGCCCGACGATctgcgcatgctcatgAACAAGTCGTATGCCACGTTCCGtcacgacgacgtggcgccTCTGCACCAGGTCTCGCCCCGCGAATGGTGCTTGGAGCTGTGGCACGGCCCGACGTTTGCTTTCAAggacgtggcgctgcagctgctcggcaaCCTGTTCGAGTACATACTCGAGCGTCGCAACCAGGCCCAGggcacgcacacgctcacTGTGCTCGGCGCCACGAGTGGCGATACGGGCAGCGCGGCCATAGCCGGCCTGCGGTCCAAGGCGCATATCCACATCTTCATCCTGCACCCACGCGGCCGTGTCTCGCCGATCCAAGAGGCGCAGATGACAACCATTTTGGACGACAATGTGCACAATCTCGCTGTCGACGGCACGTTCGACGACTGCCAGGACATTGTCAAGACGCTGTTTGCCGACAGGGCCTTTAACGACAAGCACCATCTCGGTGCGATCAACAGTATCAACTGGGCCCGCATTCTCTCGCAGATCACGTACTACTTTGCGGCGTACtttgcgctgcgcaagcagacggacgacgcggaTCGCATGCAGGTCGTGGTGCCGACGGGCAACTTTGGCGACATCCTCGCCGGCTACTATGCCAAGCGCCTGGGCCTGCCCATGTCCCaactcgtcgtcgccacgAACGAGAATGACATTCTGCAGCGATTCTGGGCGACGGGACGCTACGAAAAGGCGCAGggcggccatgtcgctgcgACGCTCAGTCCCGCGATGGATATCCAGGTATCGAGCAACTTTGAGCGGCTGCTGTGGCACTTGGCGCATGATACGTCCGAGGCCTCGGATCGGGCCGCCGATGCCGGCCGCCAAGTGCAGGCAtggatgcaggcgctcaaGACGCACGGCTCCATGGCCGTCACACCAGCGCAGTGGGAGTTGGCGCGGCGAGACTTTagcgccgagcgcgtgtCAGACGCCGAGACACGCGCCACGATCCGCCGCTACTTTGACGAGCAATCGTACCTGGTCGATCCCCACACGGCCGTGGGCTttgaggcggcgcggcgacgtgcgaaTACGGCGCCGCAGGTCATTCTCTCGACCGCGCATCCCGCCAAGTTTTCCGACGCGGTCCTGTCGTCGTTCGCCGACCAccgcgacatggcatcgtaCTTtgacgcgcacgtcctgCCGCCGGAAATGCAGGGCCTCCTGGACAagccgcgccgcgtcgtgcatATCCCCGCGGGCGACGACCACTTTGCATCGCTCTTGCAACGCACCAAGGACCAGATCGAGCGCGATGGCTTCACGTCCACAAACGCGTCGTAA
- a CDS encoding RNA-binding protein: protein MSGASTRLYVGRLAPDTTRDDVADLFNRVGPIVDVRVLNGFGFIEFEDVRDAEYAVRDFDGTMFMGDRIIVQFAKQSTRRERDFERGPRDGYAPRGRRDGPPRPPPRRGPRRGQYRVIVFNLPPGTSWQDLKDVGREHGHVTFAEINPSYPDEGALEFETRDDYERALARIEGTDLRGTLLRAEPAADAPPPPRERSPVRRYRDDYRDDYRDERPPPPMRDDDQRDRWDDARHKEERGDAPRDEREDRYEQADRHEAPRDDAPANESEARHEREHEEQAREEEAPRDEAPRETPRDAPEDSAEKPEARSDPAPTAES from the coding sequence ATGTCTGGTGCCTCGACTCGTTTGTATGTGGGCCGACTTGCGCCTGATACGACGCGTGATGACGTTGCTGATTTGTTCAATCGTGTAGGACCGAttgtcgacgtgcgtgtgctgaATGGATTCGGGTTCATCGAATTCGAGGACGTCCGCGATGCCGAGTATGCCGTGCGCGATTTTGACGGCACCATGTTCATGGGCGACCGCATTATCGTGCAATTCGCCAAGCAGTCGAcgcgtcgtgagcgcgaTTTTGAGCGTGGACCGCGCGATGGATACGCGCCGCGAGGCCGGCGCGATGGACCGCCGCGTCCaccgccgcgtcgtggaccGCGTCGCGGCCAGTACCGCGTGATTGTGTTTAATCTGCCGCCAGGTACGAGCTGGCAAGACTTGAAAGATGTGGGCCGCGAGCATGGCCACGTCACGTTTGCGGAAATCAATCCCAGCTACCCTGACGAGGGTGCCCTAGAGTTTGAGACGAGGGACGACTATGAACGTGCCTTGGCGCGCATTGAAGGCACAGACCTGCGTGGCACTCTACTGCGTGCAGAACCGGCGGCCGATGCCCCGCCACCACCGCGTGAGCGCAGTCCCGTGCGGCGTTACCGCGACGACTACCGCGACGACTACCGCGACGAGCGTCCGCCACCGCCTatgcgcgacgacgaccagcGCGATCGCTGGGACGACGCTCGTCATAAGGAGgagcgcggcgatgcgccCCGCGATGAGAGGGAAGATCGTTACGAGCAGGCTGACCGCCATGAGGCGCCTCGTGACGATGCGCCCGCGAACGAGAGTGAGGCTCGCCACGAGCGAGAGCATGAGGAGCAAGCCCgcgaggaagaggcgcctcgcgatgaggcgcctcgcgagacgcctcgcgacgctcctGAGGACAGCGCAGAAAAGCCAGAGGCCCGATCGGACCCCGCGCCCACCGCCGAGTCGTAG
- a CDS encoding nucleoporin NDC1, which yields MSLVNAAPPPPAVVAPADTFRALVKRAMRPRQQRILFLCMIAAFLGLALSTPILTWQRPCSALAASLALVACVMLPVLLWRRTSLLHSTWRPEGAPVARAAYAYHVLPGTPVRWHAGVGAVAVVVYAALSTPSLAVMQWVPAHGAHYVNETFVVALVGGTMMSGAYAVASALWMRGARRGVPPYQVRFADARLYEHAIAALATHVPPAVFLAAALWPLCIAVYCLSRDTLWTMVLHMTGIDTPLRRWIVPSFRWPFRSWHLLLSTWPAVVLPVALLEVAHTLFDVYWTHPLDSITASYKDPLTALLGGLHDPHLFFSTHALMELARRARHDAAFRRAVFDDVQHGRPPALASMIHACLRALDAVAPPPAPPPAPTPAPTPAPTAAPPNDKRPAPRPTPAALLRTMLRHAWSLLPPEARHVLFPRTLYCALWAPAPSLALDARLASSVPRAFWAAAAIEAWMLASLTQDTYGVAQHHTAAVVDALARAHARLERVRTDVERLAIEADSEHVRDVAAWRGALADTGAAAAFGPSSAPFFTEMQASWQAYAPADAALSRALRRIVESFPT from the coding sequence ATGTCGCTCGTGaatgcagcgccgcccCCGCCCGCGGTGGTCGCGCCTGCCGACACGtttcgtgcgctcgtgaagcgcgcgatgcgtccgcggcagcagcgcatcttgtTCCTGTGCATGATCGCGGCGTTCCTGGGCctcgcgctcagcacgccgATCCTGACGTGGCAGCGTccgtgcagcgcgctcgCAGCGTCGCTCGCTctcgtggcgtgcgtcaTGCTGCCTGTACTGCTGTGGCGCCGAACGAGTCTCTTGCATAGCACATGGCGCCCGGAGGGCGCGCccgtcgcgcgcgcggcctATGCATACCACGTCCTGCCTGGCACACCCGTCCGTTGGCACGCCGGCGtgggcgccgtcgccgtcgtTGTGTACGCCGCGCTGtcgacgccgtcgctcgcgGTGATGCAATGGGTGcccgcgcacggcgcgcacTACGTGAATGAGACCTTtgtcgtggcgctcgtcggAGGCACGATGATGAGCGGCGCCTACGCCGTAGCGTCCGCCCTATggatgcgcggcgctcggcgcggcgtgccgccgtACCAAGTGCGCTtcgccgacgcgcggctGTACGAACACGCGATCGCGGCTCTCGCTACGCATGTGCCCCCGGCGGTGTTCCTCGCGGCGGCTCTTTGGCCGCTGTGCATCGCCGTGTACTGTCTGTCGCGAGACACGCTATGGACGATGGTCCTGCACATGACcggcatcgacacgccACTGCGGCGGTGGATCGTGCCGTCGTTCCGCTGGCCATTCCGGTCATGGCACCTGCTCCTCTCGACGTGGCCGGCGGTCGTCCTGCCTGTGGCCCTCTTGGAAGTGGCACACACCCTCTTTGACGTGTACTGGACGCATCCGCTCGACTCGATCACCGCGTCGTACAAGGACCCACTGACCGCGCTCCTCGGCGGCCTGCACGATCCGCACCTGTTCTTCTCGACACACGCGCTCATggagctcgcgcgccgcgcacgccaCGATGCAGCGTTCCGACGCGCCGTGTTTGATGACGTACAGCACGGCCGACCCCCTGCGCTGGCCAGCATGATCCACGCGTGCCttcgtgcgctcgacgctgtggcgccgccgcctgcaccgccgcccgcTCCGACGCCCGCTCCGACGCCCGCTCcgacggcagcgcctccgAACGACAAGCGTCCCGCACCGCGTCCTACGCCCGCGGCTCTCCTCCGCACCATGCTCCGTCACGCGTGGTCGCTCCTCCCTCCCGAGGCCCGACACGTCCTCTTCCCACGCACGCTGTACTGCGCCTTGtgggcgccggcgcccaGCTTGGCGCTGGACGCCCGCCTGGCCTCGAGTGTGCCACGTGCTTTTTGGGCCGCGGCAGCGATCGAGGCTTGGATGCTCGCTTCGCTGACGCAAGATACCTatggcgtggcgcagcaccacaCAGCCGcggtcgtcgatgccctagcgcgcgcacacgcgcgcctcgagcgcgtgcgcacggacGTGGAGCGCCTCGCTATCGAGGCGGACAGCGAGCACGTACGTGACGTggccgcctggcgcggcgcgctggccgatacgggcgcggcggccgcgtTCGGcccatcgagcgcgccgtTCTTCACCGAGATGCAGGCGTCATGGCAGGCGTACGCGCCAGCGGATGCGGCACTGAGtcgcgcgctgcgtcggaTCGTCGAGTCGTTTCCTACATAG
- a CDS encoding riboflavin kinase, translating to MARPSVCGGDEPQAPFPVYLRGSVEHGFGRGSKQLNCATANLPVQAIDDPVNDAEHQLADTGVYFGYAQVHFHDASQRHEDELRVHPMVMSVGRNPHFQAEHKTLEVHILHTYSDDFYGEHMRVIVLGYIRAQRKYESLEALIQDIELDKRVGEQSLRRPAYEAYRHHTWFAP from the coding sequence ATGGCACGACCGTCGGTGTGTGGCGGTGACGAGCCGCAAGCGCCGTTCCCCGTGTACCTCCGCGGCAGCGTAGAGCACGGATTCGGGCGCGGCAGCAAGCAGCTCAACTGCGCGACGGCCAACCTGCCCGTGCAGGCCATCGATGATCCTGTCAACGATGCTGAGCACCAGTTGGCCGATACAGGTGTGTACTTTGGGTACGCCCAGGTGCATTTTCACGACGCATCGCAGCGCCACGAAgacgagctgcgtgtgcaTCCGATGGTCATGAGCGTAGGCCGCAATCCGCACTTCCAGGCTGAGCACAAGACCCTCGAAGTGCACATCCTGCACACGTACTCGGACGACTTTTACGGCGAGCACATGCGAGTGATCGTGCTGGGTTACATCCGTGCACAGCGCAAGTACGAGAGCCTGGAAGCTCTGATCCAGGACATTGAGCTCGATAAGCGCGTCGGTGAACAGTCGCTCCGCCGACCAGCCTATGAGGCGTATCGCCACCATACGTGGTTCGCTCCATAG
- a CDS encoding ribokinase, with translation MSLCVVRSSVNIDETFQVPHIVRPGETISSSAMWSRPGGKGANVAAVLGLAGVRARMLGAVGEDAKWPIRCLEERHVDTSCMYVSPDVPTGRAFIQLSQGDGENSIVLLKGANFALDTPLDDVRRWLSPEVTHLILQNEIPLASTIAYVQHAQSLSICTVLNPSPMLTPDELRAFPWAGLHVLIVNEGESAELQAALGPDARTLADVPCLAPIPWLVVTRGSQGSSAGVILDGKRTWIDVPASRTTHVVNTTGAGDTYTGYLVAGLMTTDHWTIDRVRAVLQRASVAAAMAVEVDGAMDSIPAASEVEARCRSL, from the coding sequence ATGTCGCTGTGCGTGGTGCGCAGCAGTGTGAATATTGATGAGACGTTCCAAGTCCCGCACATTGTGCGGCCGGGCGAGACgatctcgtcgtcggctATGTGGTCACGTCCGGGCGGCAAAGGTGCGAACGTAGCGGCTGTCCTCGGCCTGgcgggcgtgcgtgcgcgcatgctggGCGCGGTCGGGGAGGATGCCAAGTGGCCTATCCGCTGCCTCGAGGAGCGTCATGTCGATACGTCTTGTATGTACGTGTCGCCTGATGTGCCGACGGGGCGTGCGTTCATCCAGCTCTCGCAGGGGGATGGCGAAAACTCGATTGTCCTGCTCAAAGGAGCGAACTTTGCGCTCGATACGCCCTTGGATGATGTGCGACGATGGCTCTCGCCAGAGGTCACGCACCTGATCCTGCAAAATGAGATTCCTCTGGCGTCCACGATAGCGTATGTGCAGCACGCGCAGTCGCTGTCCATCTGCACCGTGTTGAATCCGAGCCCGATGCTCACgcccgacgagctgcgtgcctttCCGTGGGCAGGTCTGCATGTGTTGATCGTGAATGAGGGCGAGAGCGCAGAGCTGCAGGCAGCGCTCGGCCCGGACGCCCGCACtctcgccgacgtgccgtGCCTCGCGCCGATTCCGTGGCTCGTCGTGACGCGCGGAAGCCAAggctcgagcgccggcgtGATCCTGGACGGCAAGCGCACGTGGATCGATGTGCCTGCGTctcgcacgacgcacgtcgtgAACACGACCGGGGCAGGCGATACGTACACAGGCTACCTCGTGGCAGGGCTCATGACCACAGATCACTGGACGATCGATCGCGTGCgtgctgtgctgcagcgcgctAGCGTCGCCGCAGCGATGGCCGTCGAAGTCGATGGCGCGATGGACAGCATCCCTGCCGCCAGCGAGGTCGAGGCACGCTGCCGGTCTCTATAG
- a CDS encoding SNARE associated golgi protein, translated as MSRHPVDVPRRSDTVTPRQRKTPSLRVQTQLRSHSHDTENTAWRPMRSGTRSPRSPSRLRSAAHAAQSLVSVMARSMSPTVASTLIDVPTTMSPVSMEPEEMPHEHTISMDVAEPIVAPQARHGAVYLRPRSRQSRRIRRRSAWAHVQAIARLVGHPRECLVLAFQYVCAQYTYWDHAFRDPVTDQRTWWPPWMQSYAPLLVWVVISLSSTVLVMLFHTPLFHALDHMSTLLRDQGLLGRILFGALIFALTFPPMPLYSTMIVLSGFAFGMWQGFVVSYVAALSGAAAVFLLSRTYLHTWMMRVLAHAGGLQRVVHAIELRPQLLFLVRLAPYPYNLLNMLLASSHILTFRTYLSCTALALPKLLVHTSIGASIENWTTNRASNDAYTVRHMAGLCGMVLCVGIFIYLHHVTSRAVNDSLEHGSGEEYDMEDDVEPKSPGTPEHCDTTTSHAPSWLAESIEEFERAVE; from the coding sequence ATGTCGCGGCACCCTGTGGATGTGCCGCGGCGGTCTGATACGGTGAcgccgcggcagcgcaAGACGCCGTCGTTGCGTGTGCAGACACAGCTGCGTAGTCACTCCCATGATACCGAGAATACGGCATGGCGGCCGATGAGGAGTGGCACCAGGAGTCCTCGTAGTCCGAGTCGATTACGATccgccgcgcacgcagctcagTCGCTGGTCAGTGTCATGGCGCGGTCGATGTCACCGACAGtggcgtcgacgctcaTTGACGTGCCCACGACCATGTCGCCCGTGTCGATGGAGCCGGAGGAGATGCCGCATGAGCACACGATTTCCATGGACGTGGCAGAGCCGATCGTCGCGCCGCAGGCGCGTCACGGCGCCGTCTACCTCCGGCCGCGCAGTAGGCAGTCGCGCCGCATCCGGCGGCGCTCTGCATGGGCGCACGTCCAAGCTATCGCACGGCTTGTGGGTCATCCGCGCGAgtgcctcgtgctggccTTCCAGTATGTCTGCGCCCAATACACATACTGGGATCATGCCTTCCGCGATCCCGTCACAGACCAGCGCACCTGGTGGCCACCGTGGATGCAGTCGtacgcgccgctgctcgtgtGGGTCGTGATCAGCCTGTCCAGCACGGTCCTGGTCATGCTCTTCCACACACCGCTCTtccacgcgctcgatcaCATGTCGACGCTCCTTCGAGATCAGGGGCTGCTGGGCCGCATCCTGTTCGGCGCGCTCATCTTTGCGCTCACCTTCCCGCCCATGCCCCTCTACTCGACCATGATCGTCCTCTCGGGCTTTGCCTTTGGCATGTGGCAGGGCTTTGTCGTGAGCTATGTGGCCGCTCTctcaggcgccgctgccgtaTTTCTCCTAAGCCGCACGTACCTTCACACTTGGATGATGCGcgtgctggcgcatgccgGCGGACTGCAGCGCGTGGTGCATGCGATCGAGCTGCGACCGCAGCTGCTCTTTCTCGTGCGACTGGCGCCGTACCCCTACAATCTTTTGAATATGCTCCTGGCGAGCTCGCATATCCTCACATTTCGCACCTACCTATCATGCACGGCCCTGGCCCTCCccaagctgctggtgcaCACGAGCATCGGTGCCTCGATTGAAAACTGGACCACCAACCGCGCATCGAACGACGCCTATACcgtgcggcacatggccgGCCTCTGCGGCATGGTGCTGTGTGTCGGCATTTTCATCTACCTACACCATGTGACCAGCCGCGCCGTCAACGACAGTCTCGAGCACGGCAGTGGCGAAGAGTATGACATGGAGGACGACGTGGAGCCCAAGTCGCCCGGCACACCTGAACACTGCGATACCACGACATCCCACGCTCCTTCCTGGCTCGCAGAGTCGATCGAAGAGTTTGAACGAGCCGTAGAATAA
- a CDS encoding superoxide dismutase, Fe-Mn family: MFRVARPAVHAAMRATSVRALHQLPPMPEALAEGCEPFLSKRTTHLLWTQWQAGLLQRLNEEVRGTPRATESVVETVMNAAHDRDSILAFNYASLALNTSFFLSCLVPHAAQKQPAYPQPSTHIGAVPTLFGKTLATAISDQFGSLPQLKLAMSSAAMGMVSSGWVWLVKDEHGRLGIVPTYGAGTVLVQQRRQCGPKDLVTAVQDGEAQAEAPAAPDAPTRPPRFDALSRASGADAIGQHLYPLLCVSMYEHAWLGDYGFWGKERYMTHFWDCVNWERVERLWGDDRT; this comes from the coding sequence ATGTTTCGAGTAGCGCGGCCCGCAGTCCACgctgcgatgcgcgcgacgtcGGTGCGTGCACTGCACCAGCTTCCGCCGATGCCCGAGGCCCTGGCTGAGGGATGCGAGCCGTTTCTGTcgaagcgcacgacgcactTGCTGTGGACGCAGTGGCAGGCGGgtctgctgcagcgtctcAACGAAGAGGTCCGGggcacgcctcgcgcgACCGAGTCGGTGGTCGAGACGGTCATGAATGCGGCTCATGACCGCGACAGCATACTTGCGTTCAACTatgcatcgctcgcgctgaACACGAGCTTCTTTCTTTCGTGCCTcgtgccgcacgccgctcaaAAGCAGCCGGCGTACCCGCAGCCCTCGACGCAtatcggcgccgtgcccACGCTGTTTGgcaagacgctcgcgacggCCATCTCGGACCAATTTGGATCGCTGCCGCAGCTCAAGCtggccatgtcgtcggcggccaTGGGCATGGTCTCGAGTGGCTGGGTGTGGCTCGTCAAAGACGAGCACGGCCGTCTGGGCATCGTGCCGACGTacggcgccggcaccgtgctcgtgcagcagcgccgccagtGCGGCCCTAAGGACCTCGTGACAGCCGTGCAGGacggcgaggcgcaggccgaggcgccggccgccCCCGACGCACCCACGCGGCCTCCCCGCTTCGACGCCctgtcgcgcgcctcgggAGCCGACGCGATCGGGCAGCATCTATACCCACTGCTGTGTGTGAGCATGTACGAACACGCATGGCTCGGCGACTATGGGTTCTGGGGCAAGGAGCGCTATATGACGCACTTTTGGGACTGCGTCAACTgggagcgcgtcgagcgcctgtgGGGCGACGATCGTACATAG
- a CDS encoding general repressor of transcription yields MDRRVPGNVTPRRASRFFLPRVSPPSPTRQQEARRATIPLALQKRRSKYRASSAYLSAFASGEDAYYVLASDQTAQSVANPLSLAFLEQYLAVGDDEGRVSILDTLEPHASALAYSSEPLVHGSVFALEWHDDLLAIGGSDCTVRLWDAEKQAVTITWEGHAGSPRALAWSPDGYVTSGARDGDVYVWDARTPAAAVHIPRAHAKKKSVAAVTALAYLPGGQTFASSSSANAVLHVWDLRMTKRPVAKTDDASRRASWNTRSHGISSLAVAASRHAIYAACTDGCVYVFDAGDVARPAVPGEASALYEVEQYQNSLYARLALYDDSLLALGCHLGHVVLWDVSTRLRPDVDCHGFVRGGTVLTRLHNAEINDVSWTCGPHGPYLASACDDLTTRLWT; encoded by the coding sequence ATGGATCGTCGGGTGCCAGGCAATGTGACGCCTCGGCGTGCTTCGCGGTTCTTTTTGCCGCGTGTgtcgccgccgtcgcctaCGCGGCAGCAggaagcgcggcgcgccacgaTACCTCTCGCATTGCAAAAGCGGCGGAGTAAGTACCGCGCGTCCTCGGCGTATTTGAGCGCGTTTGCTTCAGGGGAGGATGCCTACTACGTTCTTGCCTCGGATCAAACGGCGCAAAGTGTCGCGAACCCCTTGTCGCTTGCCTTTCTGGAGCAGTATCTTGCCGTAGGCGACGACGAAGGGCGCGTGTCTATACTGGATACCCTGGAGCCCCACGCTAGCGCCCTGGCCTACTCGTCCGAACCGCTGGTGCATGGCTCCGTCTTTGCGCTCGAGTGGCACGATGACCTGCTCGCGATAGGAGGCAGCGACTGCACTGTGCGTTTGTGGGACGCGGAAAAACAGGCGGTCACGATCACCTGGGAAGGGCATGCAGGCAGCCCACGGGCCCTGGCTTGGAGTCCGGACGGCTACGtgacgagcggcgcacgcgatgGCGACGTGTACGTGTGGGATGCACGGAcaccggcggcggctgtgCACATTccgcgcgcgcatgcgaAGAAAAAGTCGGTGGCCGCCGtgacggcgctggcgtaCCTGCCGGGCGGCCAGACGTtcgcctcgagcagcagTGCGAATGCCGTTCTGCACGTGTGGGACTTGCGCATGACCAAGCGGCCCGTCGCGAAGACGGATGACGCGTcacgacgtgcgtcgtggAATACGCGCTCGCATGGGATTTCGTCGCTGGCCGtcgcggcgtcgcggcaTGCCATCTATGCTGCGTGCACGGACGGCTGTGTGTACGTCTTTGACGCCGGTGATGTGGCGCGGCCAGCGGTGCCTGGGGAGGCGAGTGCGCTGTACGAGGTGGAACAGTACCAAAACTCGTTGTAtgcgcgtcttgcgctGTACGACGACTCGCTGCTAGCGCTAGGCTGCCACTTGGGCCATGTGGTGCTATGGGATGTGTCGACGCGCCTACGGCCGGACGTGGACTGCCACGGCTTTGTGCGTGGCGGAACGGTGCTGACGCGTCTGCACAATGCCGAGATCAACGATGTGAGCTGGACGTGCGGGCCGCATGGGCCGTACCTGGCGTCGGCCTGTGATGATCTTACGACGCGTTTGTGGACGTGA